One genomic region from Clarias gariepinus isolate MV-2021 ecotype Netherlands chromosome 22, CGAR_prim_01v2, whole genome shotgun sequence encodes:
- the LOC128510270 gene encoding protein kinase C and casein kinase substrate in neurons protein 1-like, translating to MSGSYDESAAADEAMDSFWEVGNYKRAVKRIDDGHRLCNDLMNCLQERAKIEKAYSQQLTEWSKRWRQLIEKGPQYGSVERGWLAVMTEADKVSELHQEVKNGLLNEDVEKVKNWQKDSYHKQMIGGFKEAKEAEEGFKKAQKPWAKKLKEMETAKKTYHMACKEEKLAASREANSKAEASVTPDQQKKLHEKTEKCKQDVQKAKEKYEKSLDELAKCQPQYMESMEQVFDQCQQHEVKRLNFLKEVLLDIKRHLNLTENQSYATVYRELERSILAVNSQEDLKWFSNNHGPGMHMNWPQFEEYNPDATNAVAKREKKKPDGAAPATPSTEHGGQPGDRGSVSSYDKNQAYSTEWSDDEQPAGYSGNETNGGGNSFEDEPVKGGVRVRALYDYDGQEQDELSFKAGDELMKIEEEDDQGWCRGRLDNGRTGLYPANYVEEI from the exons ATGTCCGGCTCCTACGACGAATCCGCCGCTGCCGATGAGGCCATGGACAGTTTCTGGGAG GTGGGGAACTACAAGCGTGCTGTGAAGAGAATTGATGATGGCCATCGACTCTGCAACGATCTCATGAACTGTCTTCAGGAACGTGCCAAGATCGAGAAGGCCTACAGTCAGCAGCTCACTGAGTGGTCCAAGAGGTGGAGACAGCTGATTGAGAAAG GGCCTCAGTACGGTTCTGTGGAACGAGGCTGGCTGGCTGTGATGACGGAGGCGGATAAAGTGAGTGAGCTCCATCAGGAGGTGAAGAACGGCTTACTGAACGAGGACGTAGAGAAGGTGAAGAACTGGCAGAAAGACTCCTACCATAAACAGATGATAGGCGGCTTCAAGGAGGCCAAAGAGGCAGAAGAAGGTTTCAAGAAAGCCCAGAAACCATGGGCCAAGAAACTCAAAGAG atggaaACAGCTAAGAAGACGTACCACATGGCCTGTAAGGAGGAGAAGCTGGCGGCGTCCCGTGAGGCGAACAGCAAGGCCGAGGCGTCTGTGACTCCGGACCAGCAAAAAAAACTGCACGAGAAAACGGAGAAGTGCAAACAGGACGTGCAGAAG gCGAAGGAGAAGTATGAGAAGTCTCTGGACGAGTTAGCGAAGTGCCAGCCGCAGTACATGGAGAGCATGGAGCAGGTGTTCGATCAGTGCCAGCAGCACGAGGTGAAGAGACTCAACTTCCTCAAAGAGGTTCTGCTGGACATCAAGCGCCACCTCAACCTCACCGAGAACCAAAG CTACGCGACGGTTTACCGCGAGCTGGAGCGCAGCATCCTCGCCGTCAACTCGCAGGAGGATCTCAAGTGGTTCAGCAACAACCACGGCCCGGGCATGCACATGAACTGGCCCCAGTTTGAG GAGTACAACCCTGATGCCACCAACGCCGTGgccaagagagagaagaagaagccgGACGGAGCTGCTCCTGCCACGCCCAGTACGGAGCACGGGGGCCAACCCGGAGACCGCGGCAG cGTGAGCAGTTACGATAAGAACCAGGCGTACTCCACAGAATGGTCCGATGATGAACAGCCGGCCGGTTATTCAGGAAACGAGACTAACGGCGGTGGGAACTCGTTCGAGGACGAACCGGTCAAAGGAGGAGTGCGGGTGCGAGCGCTGTACGATTACGATGGACAGGAACAAGACGAGCTCAGCTTCAAAGCAG GAGACGAGCTGATGAAGATCGAGGAGGAGGACGATCAGGGCTGGTGTAGGGGACGCCTGGACAACGGACGGACGGGACTGTACCCCGCCAACTACGTGGAGGAAATCTAA